A region from the Leopardus geoffroyi isolate Oge1 chromosome C2, O.geoffroyi_Oge1_pat1.0, whole genome shotgun sequence genome encodes:
- the LOC123611178 gene encoding 5-hydroxytryptamine receptor 3E-like yields MEGSWFHKERFLLFLALGLLLQGRGSTFIINCSGFGQHGGYPTVLDSVFERKAFRPVTNFSIPTLVNISFTMSAILDVVWDNPFIRWNPEECEGITKISVATKNLWLPDIFIVEFMNVDKTPKGLTAYVSNEGRIRYKKPMKVTSICNLDIFYFPFDQQNCTLTFSSFLYTVENMLLGMEKEVWEIADTSRDIVQTHGEWELLGINKATPKMSVGTSLYDQIMFYVAIRRRPRLYIINLLVPSGFLVAIDALSFYLPAESGNRAPFKITLLLGYNVFLLMMNELLPTNGTPLISVYFALCLSLMVVSLLETIFITYLLHLATSQPPPMPQWLHSLILYCTSPTKCCPTALQKRNKATGLPPAHLPGVKEPVELVGKMPGPRETELNGCPGSTKAQQEDETQKQHLVDLWVQFSHMMDTLLFRLYLLFMTTSVVTVIVLWNT; encoded by the exons GAAGGGGCAGTACTTTCATCATCAACTGCTCAGGGTTCGGCCAGCATGGAGGGTATCCCACTGTTCTGGATTCAGTGTTTGAGCGGAAGGCCTTCCGTCCAGTCACCAACTTCAGCATCCCCACCCTAGTCAACATCTCCTTTACTATGTCTGCCATCCTAGATGTG GTCTGGGATAACCCATTTATCAGATGGAACCCAGAGGAGTGTGAGGGCATCACGAAGATCAGTGTGGCAACCAAGAACCTGTGGCTCCCAGACATTTTCATCGTTGAGTT CATGAATGTGGATAAGACCCCAAAAGGCCTCACAGCATATGTGAGTAATGAAGGTCGCATCAGATATAAGAAACCCATGAAGGTGACCAGCATCTGTAACCTGGACATCTTCTACTTCCCTTTTGACCAGCAGAACTGCACTCTCACCTTTAGTTCATTCCTTTACACAG TAGAGAATATGTTGCTGGGCATGGAGAAAGAAGTGTGGGAAATAGCAGACACATCCCGGGATATCGTTCAAACCCATGGAGAGTGGGAGCTCCTAGGCATCAACAAGGCCACCCCAAAGATGTCCGTGGGCACCAGCCTATACGATCAGATCATGTTCTAC GTGGCCATCAGGCGCAGGCCCAGACTCTACATCATAAACCTTCTGGTGCCCAGTGGCTTTCTGGTTGCCATCGATGCCCTCAGCTTCTACCTGCCAGCAGAAAGTGGAAATCGTGCGCCATTCAAGATAACCCTTCTGCTGGGCTACAATGTCTTCCTGCTCATGATGAATGAGTTACTACCCACCAATGGCACCCCCCTCATCA GTGTCTACTTTGCCCTGTGTCTGTCCCTGATGGTGGTCAGCCTGCTGGAGACCATTTTCATCACCTACTTGCTGCACCTGGCTACCAGCCAGCCCCCACCCATGCCTCAGTGGCTCCATTCTCTGATCCTCTACTGCACCAGCCCAACAAAATGCTGCCCCACTGCACtccagaagagaaataaagccacgggcctcccccctgcccacctgcctg GTGTGAAGGAGCCAGTGGAGTTAGTGGGGAAGATGCCAGGTCCCAGAGAGACAGAGTTAAATGGGTGTCCTGGGTCAACAAAGGCCCAGCAGGAAGATGAGACTCAGAAGCAGCACTTGGTCGACCTGTGGGTGCAGTTCAGCCACATGATGGACACCCTGCTCTTCCGCCTCTACCTGCTCTTCATGACCACCTCCGTGGTCACAGTCATCGTCCTCTGGAACACCTAG